One window of Bacteroidota bacterium genomic DNA carries:
- a CDS encoding thymidylate synthase: MKQYLDLLQHVMDHGVKKVDRTGTGTISVFGYQMRFNLEEGFPVLTTKKLHLRSIIHELLWFISGQTNIRYLKDNKVTIWDEWADGNGELGPVYGYQWRSWPAYDGKHIDQLARVIESIRTNPDSRRHIVSAWNVANLDKMALPPCHLLFQFYVSNGRLSCQLYQRSCDIFLGVPFNIASYSLLTMMMAQVTGLKAYEFIHTLGDAHIYLNHIDQVNLQFTRTPYPLPQMKINPMVKTINDFKFEDFELVNYISHPHIKGEISV; the protein is encoded by the coding sequence ATGAAGCAGTATCTGGATTTATTGCAGCATGTAATGGATCACGGTGTGAAAAAAGTCGACAGGACAGGAACCGGCACCATTAGCGTGTTCGGATACCAGATGCGTTTTAACCTTGAAGAGGGTTTTCCCGTACTTACTACCAAGAAACTGCATCTACGGTCGATTATCCATGAGCTTTTATGGTTTATTAGTGGCCAGACAAACATAAGGTATTTAAAGGATAACAAGGTGACCATTTGGGATGAATGGGCAGATGGAAATGGAGAGCTGGGACCTGTATATGGTTATCAGTGGCGGTCGTGGCCGGCATATGATGGAAAACATATTGACCAGCTTGCCCGTGTCATTGAATCGATAAGGACCAATCCCGATTCACGCCGGCATATTGTCAGCGCCTGGAATGTTGCCAACCTCGATAAGATGGCCCTGCCACCCTGCCATCTCCTCTTTCAGTTTTATGTTAGCAATGGCCGGCTGTCATGCCAGCTTTACCAGCGCAGTTGCGATATTTTCCTGGGTGTGCCGTTTAATATTGCCTCCTATTCACTTTTGACCATGATGATGGCTCAGGTCACGGGTCTAAAAGCCTATGAGTTCATCCATACTCTCGGTGATGCACATATCTATCTTAACCATATTGACCAGGTTAATCTCCAGTTTACACGCACACCTTATCCTTTGCCCCAAATGAAAATTAATCCGATGGTCAAAACCATAAATGACTTTAAATTTGAAGACTTTGAGCTTGTCAATTATATTTCACATCCGCATATAAAAGGAGAGATATCGGTTTGA
- a CDS encoding dihydrofolate reductase produces MKNISIIVAIAENNAIGKDNQLLWHISDDLKRFKKLTSGHTVIMGKRTYESLPLRPLPNRRNMVITDIPGEIIEGCVMAYSIEDAIEKCDGDKENFVIGGGSVYRQFFEYANKLYLTKVHQAFDGDTFFPVIDFSNWKLMEEQHVDSGADNPFTYTYLVYVK; encoded by the coding sequence ATGAAGAATATATCGATCATAGTGGCCATCGCCGAGAATAATGCCATCGGGAAAGACAATCAACTGTTATGGCATATATCTGACGACCTGAAAAGATTCAAAAAATTGACCTCCGGCCATACGGTTATTATGGGGAAAAGGACTTATGAATCTCTGCCTCTGCGCCCATTGCCCAACAGGAGAAATATGGTTATCACGGATATTCCCGGTGAGATAATTGAGGGTTGTGTCATGGCATATTCTATCGAAGACGCCATTGAGAAGTGCGATGGCGACAAAGAGAATTTTGTCATCGGAGGAGGATCGGTTTACAGGCAGTTCTTTGAATATGCCAATAAACTTTACCTGACAAAGGTGCATCAGGCATTTGACGGGGATACATTTTTTCCTGTAATAGACTTCAGTAACTGGAAATTAATGGAAGAGCAACACGTAGATTCTGGTGCTGACAATCCGTTTACTTATACCTATTTGGTTTATGTTAAATGA